Sequence from the Megalops cyprinoides isolate fMegCyp1 chromosome 9, fMegCyp1.pri, whole genome shotgun sequence genome:
GGCTCCCTTTACCCGTCACCgtcacaaaaatgcacatttctgtttaacACAGTGCCAGGCGCACAAAGCCGTGCCCCTTTGCTCTTGCAAATGAGGTCATGGTTAAACCCTTAGAGAGGGACTaattctccctctgctgctaGCTCATGGGGTAAGCTACACTTTGTTTCACACATAAGTGGAATAATGTTTTTGTGGGTTAATGGGTTAATGATATTGTGGTACTTGGAAGATGATAATTTTATGAAATTCATATAGGAGGAATTTGGGTTTGTTTCAAGCGGGACAGGCCATCTAGGCAGTGATATGAGCTACAGAGGCTATagtgtctgtgattgtgtggaATTGTGGGTAAGCAAGCATGGTTCACTGGTTGTAGGCCGGGTTTCTGGAGCACTGATTTATGATCATCAGGTctgggaggaaaggggggggggtttccatGAACATTCTGTACTTCTCCAGGCACTGCAGAGCGTCCCATGAGATAAGATATCAGTGCAGTCGCGGTGAGATTGCTCCTCTGAGTGAGGGGGCCTTCAGGAGTCACACTGGGGTACTCCAGAAGGGGTCCATCTGGAGTGTGAAGCTCTCACACACGCCGCGCGCGCACCCCGGCCTCAGAGCGCCTCTGTGCTGAGGGAGGCTGTGCAGTCCCCCGAGAGACGGTCGTGGGGATCGGGGTGTGAAACGCCCGCTGCTCCGGTGACGTCCCGATGCCTCTGCGGAGCAGGGCTGGGGACCGCAAGCTGAAAACGCGGCGCGGGCTGAGCGCGCTGACACGGCgggcagcagctgtgtgggtgCAGAGAGGAGCGTCTCACGCAGTGCGTCTCGCGCGGCGTAGCACCACTGTGCAGAAATAGGGAGAGCTTTATCCTTACTGATACGGAAAGCGCCACCcctgtgtctgcctgtttttaacattgctgtttccatggcaactggaCCTCGCTATTTACAGACACGTGCACGATGCGCTACAGCGGGGAGTTAGGTTAGTGGGTCACTGGAGGACAGGGGCTCTGTCCCAGTCTGTGTTTTAGCTTGCTTGCCTGAAGGGCCTCCCCTCAAAATGGTGTCGGGTCACGTCAGGGGAGACCGTCTAAATCCGCAAAAGGAACTTTCGCTTGACCTCAGCTGCTTGCTTCGAGCGAGGGTACAAATCTGTACCCTTCACGTTTGGTGTGGCATCCTAGCATCCCTTCCCCTCAGGGTCCAGGGTGTGCATTTGCATAGACCTCTTTCTGCGTATTTTACGATACTTCCATTTAACTGCAGAGACGCCAAAAAGCTCCCTGctcacaaaaaaatgaccacagGCAGTCATAAAAATGGTCATACTGGGTCGgatgattcattttaattagaagGGAACAAAAACTGTCACAAACAACTTTGCATTTACAtgtgttcatttggcagacactcatGTACAGAGCAACTTATAACAACTCTGGCTGGATTTCAAGGCACAaactctgaactctgaactctgtaccattcttcacattttttcacattttatgccAATGACTAACCTTTTTGTCAATAAATCCAGATTTACAAGTGACAACCCTTCACTATGATGTAGTAAACCCATTGACCTCAGTTTCCAAATTGTGCTTGCAAATAGTGGGAAAGATCAGCGTGGGAGAGGTCATGATTTTATGAAAACGTTTAGTATGAAAATCCACTTTCAGACTCGTATTTAGtgtttttcatcattgtttGCAATGCATGATGAATCTGAAGAGGTTTGAAGACATCACCACTGGCATTTTTAAGGTTTCGTTAACTGTCACAGGTACTTTTATGAGCAGCTGTTTTGTTACAAGCCATGGTGATTGAATGGTGAAAACACTGTCTCAGATAGCACCCTGTGCATTCATCCTGTAAGTGTTTGTTTGACCTTCTGTCAAGGATGGATGTATTCACTCACACTCCCCGCTCACTTGTAGATTGGTATTCAGCCATTGTGTTGACTCTGATGTCACTGTTGGCCACTTTTATTGTGATGTGACTGTAGGAGactcgttttctttttttttttttttttttttttttttaatcggggGTTGTACAGTAGAATACAGAAAGATAATTTaaccaaaaaagaacaagaaattttaacaaaatcaaaacacaaataaacaataaagatAGCCAGAGGACACAactatacagaaatacacaaggTTCACAGCGTATGAAAGTTGCTCagaatttgaatgcattttctggATATGCTGTTTTTAAGTCTTTGAACTGAggtgaaatacatttaaaagtcttctgtaaatataatttataatggtTTCCTGTTAgtgaatttcattttatgaatacaGAATTTTGCTAgatgaataatttaatgtattgatCAGAGTAATGAAACTGAATATCATGATCATAGATAGTTACActtttgctattttttgttttgttcatacCACTTTCTATATCACGGTATAGAAATCTAATATAAATACAGCTGTAAAACAGATGTTCAGTAGACTcaacatcaaaattatgaaaagcaCAGCTTTTCAGGAGAAATTTTGAAACCAAATAGTTTTATGGGTAACATtgatgaatgattttgaaaaagacTTCTCTTACGTTGTTTGTGAGAATATATTTATACGGAAGTGACCAAACATTACGCAGGGTAATACTGGAGTTAGATCTTCAACAGAAAGTAGCAGTAGGTgtttactgtgatgtcactgtgggaGACTgtttactgtgatgtcactgtgggagaccattttctgtgatgtcactgtagGAGACCgtttactgtgatgtcactgtgggaGACCgtttactgtgatgtcactgtagGAGACCgtttactgtgatgtcactgtgggaGACCgtttactgtgatgtcactgtgggaGACCGTGTACTGTGGTGTCATTGACTGAttggtttctttcattttcccaCAGAGGAGGATGAACTGAAGGAGAAATTGTGCCTCAGTCAGCAGGTGGAACAGAAGCGGGCAGAAGTCACCTCGTATGCGCAGACAGTACGGATCAATCATGTGACCTGGGGGGAGAAGTCCTGTCCAGAACCCCGCCCCACTGCGGTCCTGCCCCCAGCCCTCCCGTCTGCAGTACCCATCACAGTTATACCCATTCCTTTGGTGTCAGCCAGCCCCAAAGCCAgaccccctgcccctcccacaaCCCTGCTCCCACCCATACCCCCCCACCTCAGCCCCCCCAGTAAGGACACCCACTCCCCACCATCAGCCCCCCCACAGCACCAGCATCTTCTGCTGGCCTCTCAGGTAAAGGTGGAACCCACATCTCCACCTCAGAATGTTAAccccaaacagcagcagccttaCCCTTCCAtggcccctgctcctgcccccgCTACCACCCTTGCTCCCCCAGCTCCCCAGCATGGCCTTCTTCCACAGCCCATGCCCCTGCAGGCTCCGCCCAGCCTGGCCCTCCGGCCTGGCGCTATAGAGGACGCCAAAAAGAGGCCAGGGGGGTGAGTGAACTTTGACCTCTGCTCACATATGTAACTTTGCTGGAATTCAGAAGAGTTCTACTCAGGAACTGGAATAGGACaaatgtctgctgctgtcctcAGGTGTAGTGTCTGTGCGTAAATATGTCATCTTAACAGTACAGTCATTTAGTTTAAATATTCAGTGTATTGTGTATTCATGTATATTCTGTTGCTAGAAAGGAGGAGGGCAGTAACCTTCTTCTCTGTGTCATGCGGAAGCGGAGACATGCTCTGACCAGACAGAGGAGAGTTTGGCTTTTGATTTAGTAGCTTCTCATCTCATCTTCATACCCTTATGGTACAATTCATTGTGCTTGCAGGACAAGAGAGGTTCACAACaagttggaaaaaaacaggtaagcctctctctctgttgctttcACTGCTTCAGTGTTTGAAGGTGACTTTAAAAGTGCTTAGTTCTAGATGCGTACACATTAGAACATCAACTCGCATTTTACCGACCGACCAGAACACCAGACTTGCATATTATTAGATTTGCTCACCGCTGTCCGTCTGCCCTAGTTCCTCTAAGAGTTTTTCCTTTTGCACAGGAGATCctaaatattctttaaaatcgCTACTCACCACTTCCTCAACCACACTCTGATGAATTCCATCAATAAGAAGGGATTCTGTCAGAGAAGTAACAGATTATCATTATTCTTGTTTATAGATATGTGAGATTAGTGAAACCATCACCTTTAGTGATTTGGAGGTTCAGACGAAAAAGGAGACCGCTCTTGACGGGCGGCCTATGGCATGCTGAGTGAGTTGGAAAAGGACATTTTCTTTGTTATGTGAGcgcacagacaggaagtgaggtagagaaacaggaagtgaggcggTGTGACGCTGTAACGTAGCGGCGCATGTCAAGTGGTCCTGTCCCAGCTGTAGAGGCAGGACTTAgctgtgtctcctctctcaGACGAGCACACCTGAAGGAGTGCTTCGAAACCCTGAAGAAGAACATCCCCAcggtggaggagaagaagacGTCCAACCTAAGCGTTCTGCGGAGCGCCCTGCGCTACATCCAGGTGAGCTCACCTGCTCGtccccttcccagcatgccctggttctttttatttccacatttcaaaataacacCTGTTTTAGTACCTCaaagtacattaaaaagcacaataGCGTAGTGTGGATGCCTCACACACGTTGGTGAGAGGTGTTTGTTTGTAAGAGttgtgtgaggggtgtgtgtaggtggaAAGTGTGTGTAGGTTGGAGGTTTGCTGTGTTGAGATGACTATCCTAGCCAGAATATTTCTCAAATATAACCATCCTCTCTGTGACTTGTTTCCTAAGATTTACAGAAATAGATACTGGAATGTGAGAGATGATTCCATAATTTGGAATTGGTTTGAAAAGTAGGGAAAAGGTATTCATTACAGAGGGACAGCATATGTAGTGATAGTGTAGATTCAGCGTAGAGACTGTGACTACAGGGCCAGGGTGAGCACAGGCGGCTGCGTTGCAAAGGGTTATTGGTGACCTAATTTGACACGAGTGCGCTCTAAGAAGGCTTGATCTTGTTTTGTTCCGCCTGGGGCTCTGGTCCCGGAGGGCTGTGATCCCGTGAGATATGGGGTTGGGGGGAAAGTAGGGtagatcgggggggggggggggggggggggggggggggggggggggggggctcatgtCACATGATCCCGCCTCACCCCCCTCACGTGGTCCGGCCGTTAGGATGGACCATGAGGTCTGCGTGTCACGttcagctgattggctggcctCTGACCTCACCCTCCGCTGGTGGCCTAAGAGCGTGATTATTTTCCTCTGCAGTAACATGGTAACATGGTAATGTTCGTTGGTGAACAATTAGAATAGAACATTTATTTCGACGCTGTTTCAGTTAAGGAAGGAATGTAATAGATGCTGTGGAGTTTTTAATATGAAGAGTTTGAATGCATTGGGGTTGGAGTGTTCATGGGAAGAGgactgagagtgtgagagtgtgtaggGGAAGGGGGGTGACAGTGTGTAGGGGAAGGCGAGTGAGAGTGTAGGAGTGTGTCGGGGAAGGCGAGTGGTGTGTGGGGAATTTTGGTCTCAGCATGGGAAGCTGTGGCACGTGTCCCGACATGACACACTCccacccagcatgcactgcttccCTTGCGCTCTGGTGCAGAATGAAGCTGTGAGCAGTAGGCAGCGCAGTAAGGGGATTTGAAAGGATTACTTTTAGTTTCATTCATCTTTCTAATAGTGGCTTATAGGGCCATCTGTATCCTTCCCTAGGTGGAACCTCCTGCCTGGTTACGCCCGATTCTGCCCATTGCACCCATATGGCGTGCAATATTCACGGCTAGCCAGAGCCCTGAAACTGTCAGTCACTTAAGATCTACTGAAACATGTTTACAGAGTTGTGAAGGACTGAAATTGCGTTTTTTTGCGCTATGCTatcaccattacattacattacattacattacatgcatttagcacacgctcttatccagagcgacttccttCGCAATAGAACATGAGtatatccattcagtttaaacaagcaacagtgtcagaccaggctaacaacactcccacaacAGTGAGTGTGACATAACACAAGCCCTATTCGAGCACTATTCAAGTCACCATCAATGTCTCTGTTTCGGAAATGAGCATTATAATTTGAAAGTATTGGGTTTGTGGGGATCAATGTAATATTTAGCAGATATCTTCTTtacagacattcttatccagagtgcaTTACACAGTTTACACTTCTGCCGTAATTAATTTATagggtatttactgaaacagaaCTCAGTAActtacccatttacacagctaggTGTTTACTGAAGCTCCTCAGATTCAGTGctttacccatttacacagcagtttGGTTGTGGCTCACGCAGCAATATAGACCCACCTGGACCCTGGTATTTGAAGGCGAAATGTCAGGTTACAAGAACAGGTCCTCAACCCAAGCTTTGTGCTGCTGCCTGCAgtgttatttattcatgtatttttaatgtatgattCAATTTATGCACTTATTTGTTAATGTTACATGAGATGTTGTTTGTATGTAGGCCTAACTAGTTGTAAAACTGGAGATTATGGTACGTGGTTATTAGTGAGGTTGCAGTTAGTCTGATAAGGTTGTTGCCATGGCTGCACCCCCCCTactcctgcagtctctgtccATGTGAGTACTGAGCACATGGCTATTCCAAGCAGCCTAAGGCACAAAGCTTAACATAACAGGGCAGGGGAAAGACCtcttcacaaacaaacactgcgAAAGCTTCTTTTTTAGCACTGAAATAGCAGCTCTGTTCGTGGGCTGTACCTGGTGCTGTGGTGTAGTGAGCCGTGTTGTAGGCTGTGGAACACTCTCATCCTGCATTCACACATTGCCATGACATGTCCTGCTTTCCTCTACAAAGAGGGGAGTCCAGTCGTACTTTGTACCGTTACACATTGCACCTGTGTTGATTTTCTGtctaattaaaatgaagatGCTTGTCAGCCTTCATTTTTCAGGAGGTCTCTTTTTAGGAGATGAGGTTCGGTGTGTTAGAGCGGGTGATGGGGTGCGGTGTGTCAGTGGGAGATGAGGTGCGGTGTGTTACCAGGAGATGAGGAGCGGTGTGTTAGCGGGGGATGAGGTGCGGTGTGTTATTAGGAGATGAGGTGCGGTGTGTTAGGGGAGATGAGGTGCGGTGTATTAGGGGAAACGAGGTGCGGTGTGTTAGGGGAGATGAGGTGCGGTGTGTTAGGGGAGATGAGGTGCGGTGTGTTAGGGGAGATGAGGTGCGGTGTGTTAGGGGAGATGAGGTGCGGTGTGTTATTAGGAGATGAGGTTCGGTGTGATAGCGGGAGATGAGGTGCGGTGTGTTATTAGGAGATGAGGTTCGGTGTGATAGCGGGAGATGAGGTTCGGTGTGTTAGCGGGAGATGAGGTTCGGTGTGTTAGCGGGAGATGAGGTTCGGTGTGATAGCGGGAGATGAGGTGCGGTGTGTTAGCGGGAGATGAGGTTCGGTGTGATAGCGGGAGATGAGGTTCGGTGTGTTAGCGGGAGATGAGGTTCGGTGTGTTAGCGGGAGATGAGGTTCGGTGTGATAGCGGGAGATGAGGTGCGGTGTGATAGCGGGAGATGAGGTTCGGTGTGATAGCGGGAGATGAGGTTCGGTGTGATAGCGGGAGATGAGGTTCGGTGTGTTAGCGGGAGATGAGGTTCGGTGTGTTAGCGGGAGATGAGGTTTGGTGTGTTAGGGGAGACGAGGTGCGGTGTGTTAGGGGAGGCGAGGTGCGGTGTGTTAGGGGAGACGAGGTGCGGTGTGTTTGGGCAGATGAGGAGCGGAGCGTTAGCAGGAGatgcagtgttatttttgcaGCTGTGCCTGAGCTAGGTGGAGGGGTGGGACTGTCAGATTCTGACAGGTGCTCCACCCGCTGGCCTGATTCCCTCTCCATCCTGTCTGTGGAACTGGAGCTGCTTGCAGTAAAGGATCACAGATGCGGGATGTATTcttttcatgctgcacctggaGATGCAGTTTCTTAGGCTGAAGGTGAAAGAACACAGCAGCTGGTTTTCTGTAGAAGAAGTGTTAAGCGTGTTAAGGTGGGCTACTGACTGAGCCCTGTGCAGCGTGTTCAGGTGGGCTCTGCACTGAGCACTGTGCAGCGCGTTAAGGTGGGCTCTTGACTGAGCCCTGTGCAGTGCGTTAAGGTGGCTCCTGACTGAGCCCTGAGCAGCGCGTTAAGGTGGGCTCCTGACGGAGCCCTGAGCAGCGCGTTAAGGTGGGCTCCTGACTGAGCCCTGTGCAGCGCGTTAAGGTGGGCTCCTGACGGAGCCCTGAGCAGCGCGTTAAGGTGGGCTCCTGACTGAGCCCTGTGCAGTGCGTTAAGCTGGGCTCTGCACTGAGCACTGTGCAGCGCGTTCAGGTGAGCTCCTGAACACTCTGCTTTCTGTAGGAGAGCAGTGGTGCTCAAGGTTGCTGATCATTGTCTCTTTCACACAGACGCGCAGGTTAACAGTCGGAGCACCGTGTCCTTACAAATCAAATCTAATCACCTCTGTGTTGTAGCACCCTATCAGCTTGCTGCGTCCTGCTCCTCATCCTTGACGTTTCCTAGGAAACCGTGGTGGTTTTCAACTGTTGTCTTGACAACATCCAAGGACTCAAGCATCTCATTTGCTGAGACAAAGGGACCGAGTGTGCGCTGGCTGTATGAAGGATTGATCAAACCcggagctgcagagagaggcagaggtgcacagaggcagtgaggcagtgagagggACAGGCTGTTTCAGACtctgatttctctctctgcacacaggCTCTCAATCTCTTACACTCTGTAGCCCTCCTGTTCCTGGCCTCCTCCACTTGCCGTTCCTGTGTCAGCTGACTGACAAGAGAAAGTGGGTCATcccctcttttctttccctcactatccctccctctgtgtgcctCTCATGCCCTCTTTGAtatgtctgcctctctctctctctctctctttctttctctttctctttctctctttctctttctctttctctttgtcataCTTGGCCAGTCCTGGGTGTTTGTTAGGTGCAGAAATTGTGGTGGGTTGAAATACCTCCcctcgctcacacacatgcacacagagttCTCGGAGGGTCTGTGTTGTGGGTTTACAGGGCGTTGTGGGGtgagtgtgctgcaggtgtACGTAAGGTGTACGTAAGGTGTACGTAAGGTGCGCTGAGCTCTCCCGTGTGTCCCGCAGACGCTGAAGCGGAAGGAGAAGGAGTACGAGCACGAGATGGAGCGGCTGGCGCGGGAGAAGATCGCCACGCAGCAGCGGCTGGCGGAGCTCAGGAAGGAGCTGAGCCAGTGCCTGGACGTGCTGGAGATCGAGCGCGTGCTGAGACTGACCGTGCAGCCCGAGGACGACCAGGCCTCTACCTCCACCGCCTCCGGTGCCTGCCCTGCTGCCTCTCACACAGTctcacaggcgcacacacagccacacgcacacacagtctcacaggcgcacacacagccacacacacacacagtctcacaggcgcacacacagccacacacacacacagtctcacaggcgcacacacaaccacacacacacagtctcacagacacacacacaaccacacacacacacagtctcacaggcacacacacaaccacacgcacacacagtctcacagacacatacacaaccacacacacacacacacacacacacagtctcacaggctcacacacatccacacacacacacagtctcacaggcacaaacacacatacactctcacagacacacacacaaccacacacacacacacacacacacatacactctcacagacgcacacacaaccacacacacacatgcacacgcacatacactcttacagacagacacacatacacacacgcgcacacacacacatacactctcacatacactctcacagacgcacacacaaccacacacacacatacatgcacacgcacacgcacacactatcCAACACATAagcacaacacacatgcacgcacacacgctcactaacgcatacacacacacaccagtacacatacacacactaacacacacacacacacacacacacacacgcttacatGTGCAGAATATGCAGCCCTTGGTGATCATAACAGCATCATCACTGCAGTTTATAGCACTGCTGTTCTCAGCAGGAACCTTGTTACCCATTTACTCAGATCCCAGCGGGACTGATCCGCTTTATGCAACACTGTTTGTTCCATGTGACTTTATTTTCAAAGCGCTGCTCATGAAGTTTGAATGAGGTTGTGAGTGGGAGAGTGCCGTTGTGCTGCGCTTTCTgctgagagagtgaggcagTGGGAGCTGACCTGTTCCTGTTCCTCCCAGAGGGTGAAGACAACGCCGAGGAGGACGCGGAAGAGGAGGGCCGGCAGCCTCTGTCCAGCACCCCGCCCAAAGTGCCTCAACTGCAGCCTGAGCCCGGCAAGCCCGCCCCCGTCCCCGCCCCCGCCCAGCCgagccccgcccccccgccgGCCATCGTGCCCGCCCCCGTGGCGGCCCCTGGGGGCCAGCCCGGCGTCATCGCGCACGCCGCCTCCCACGCCTCCGTCATCCAGGCCGTCAGCCACGTCATCCAGGCGGGCTCCAAGCACGTGGCGCACATCGCGCCCTCGCCCTCCGCCCCCGTGCAGCTGGCGCCCCAGCCCATCGGCCACATCACCGTGCACCCGGTGGCGCACCTGGGCCAGCCGCTGCCCGGCCTCTACCCGCAGCCCGTCGCCGTGTCCGTCTCCCAGCCCGCCGTCGTCAGCCACATCGCCCACAcgctcagccacgcccaggtcggcggccccgcccccggcccgGGGGCCGCTGTGGGGGCCCAGGTGGTGGCGCACCCCCAGCTCGTGGGTCAGACGGTTCTCAACCCGGTCACCATGGTGACCATGCCCTCCTTCCCGGTGAGCACGCTCAAGCTGGCCtgaggaggggggcggagctTAATCTGGGACTGAGAGATGATTGGCCCCTCGCACGCAGCTGGGCACAGAGTGACAGCACCACTGACCAACCAAAAAAGTCAAAAACTCAACAAGGACTGAAGGGTTTAAACTGTAAAGAGCAACTCAGAACATTCCAAAAAactcattattattttacctTTTAGTTGATGcagaacatatatatatttaatgaaaaaaaaaaacagactgttgTGTTTGAGTCTTTGGTGGAGTGTGCTGTGGAAGCAGCTGTATGCTGTCTGGAGTGAGGGGATGGAGCGACACACTGTTCCACCAGGGAGCTCAGCACTGAGAATCAGTCTAAAGCCACAGCGCAGGCAGGTGCAGGGGCAAAGTGCGATCCTACAAGCAGCAGCTGAATGGGGATTTGATGTCACGTGTTGCGTGTGTTGATGTCACACGCTTTCTCGATGACACTTGAGTTTTTTGCAATTTTCAGGTGACTGGCTTTTGGGGACTACATGGGGAATAGATCCAGACAGTTAGCCTTTTGGCAGTAAGATTCTCACCCCTCCCACTGAGCcagttgctgctgttgcatgTGTGACTCTTGAGCATGATTGTTCTGTCAGGGCTTAGCACTTAAAACATAGAAACTGCACATTATAAGCCAGCTTTGTCTGTAAGCAGAGCTGTGATGTGGaacagtctgtctgtttcttcctctttgctGATATGAGTCAGAGCAGTCACACAGCCTGAATCTCATCTCTACTGTAATGAAGCTCTTCTGTACTATGTGCTtgactgccctctgctgcctggAGGGTGGTACTGCACAAGCTGCATTCATCACTGTCTTAAGGGACTCGCAGTAGTGCTAGTCCCTTTGAGCTTTACATCAgttcaccactagagggcactgaTCAGCCGAGGACTTGAAACAGTCTGAGAGGTGTGTAAAGGGTCGGTCAAGATCTTTAGAGGGGGGCAGTCATgtccggggggaggggggattggGTCAAAGCAGTGGGCCATCCACGCCCATCCTTTCTTCAGAGATTCTGCGTTCTCAGATTGTCCATTGCTCATACAACACTGTGCCTCTGTGGAGAATACCATTTAAGAAAGGGTTTGCAGCGCAGTTTCTCACACAGGTTCTCATTTTTAACAGCAGCTCCTTTGTGTGgtttatttgtgaaatgttacGTCCAGCTGGTCcaccttttctgtgtgtgttctctttttttctgttagggTACATGTGCTTGTCTCTGGTGCGTGCTAATTGCAGGGCTTTGGGAGGGCTCAGAGGCCACTGCCTTCGTTGTGTATAAATGTGGTGGGAGTTGCGGTGAGCTTCTGTGGCCACATGGGGGCAGTGCATCTCATGGGTAACACTACTGAACAGCCTCCCCTCCAACCCCTCATCCATTTGCATTATGGCTACCTGTGCGCGGGTTACTGTCAGGTTTGGAATCATGGAATCATGCTCACGTGTTCCTGTAAACGCATGAGGCCAACCTCATCAATGATCTTTCACAATCACTCCAAATCAGCAGTTTACACATTTCCACAGGACTCGTTACAACtggcaggaaaacacaaaacaatgtgtgTCCGCCTGCACGTGCGGGCGTctgcgcgcgcatgtgtgtctgtgtgtgtgagagagggtgcgTAAGCGCTTGTAATAAGACAAGcgtcatttttaatttttaaatcataatatGAAATCATATGTTtgtgcacatatacatgcatgtatatgtacacatttgaatgctgatttgtgtattttaagATGTGACTGTTGCTTGTCTTTGCATGTAGATTCAGATGATTTTTCTGTTAAAGTTTGATCTTTTTTGGGGAccatgtacagtactgtatattgtgCTGGCAGCCTTACAGACCTCTTTCCACATggatattatatatttaaaattgtgCATTTTCCCTATGGAGAA
This genomic interval carries:
- the mnta gene encoding max-binding protein MNT; the protein is MSIETLLEAAKFLEWQALQQQKTREEDELKEKLCLSQQVEQKRAEVTSYAQTVRINHVTWGEKSCPEPRPTAVLPPALPSAVPITVIPIPLVSASPKARPPAPPTTLLPPIPPHLSPPSKDTHSPPSAPPQHQHLLLASQVKVEPTSPPQNVNPKQQQPYPSMAPAPAPATTLAPPAPQHGLLPQPMPLQAPPSLALRPGAIEDAKKRPGGTREVHNKLEKNRRAHLKECFETLKKNIPTVEEKKTSNLSVLRSALRYIQTLKRKEKEYEHEMERLAREKIATQQRLAELRKELSQCLDVLEIERVLRLTVQPEDDQASTSTASEGEDNAEEDAEEEGRQPLSSTPPKVPQLQPEPGKPAPVPAPAQPSPAPPPAIVPAPVAAPGGQPGVIAHAASHASVIQAVSHVIQAGSKHVAHIAPSPSAPVQLAPQPIGHITVHPVAHLGQPLPGLYPQPVAVSVSQPAVVSHIAHTLSHAQVGGPAPGPGAAVGAQVVAHPQLVGQTVLNPVTMVTMPSFPVSTLKLA